In Azospirillum sp. TSA2s, one genomic interval encodes:
- a CDS encoding NAD(P)/FAD-dependent oxidoreductase translates to MARAVGVDAVVVGAGPAGTAFALNLAPLHRVLVLDRRAGPAVRIGESLAPAARRLLTDMGLWDAFLAEGHSPCHGGRSVWGGPLPVEADNLRDLDGPGWHLDRGRFDGWLRRVAASRGAVLQIPAQTLSVDRAGEGWLLEVETAGRRLPVHARLLVDAGGRGSPLAKRFGARRAVSDRLVCGWVHGRDAPGRQSGLTWIEAEPDGWWYSAPLPEGRRVVAFHTDADLPAAADARDTASLLRRLSGCSVLSDSLRACGFEPEGQEEGRGGFCAAHSSTLSPASGEGWLAVGDAALGFDPLSSQGIFNALYTGLAAAEAAHRHLFGDPGALSGYAAGLTPIRDAYRAHLRAWYGLERRWEDRPFWQRRLSIPLSPPGRGSG, encoded by the coding sequence GTGGCTCGTGCGGTTGGGGTGGATGCGGTCGTGGTCGGGGCAGGCCCCGCCGGGACCGCCTTCGCCCTCAACCTCGCGCCGCTGCACCGGGTGCTGGTGCTGGACCGGCGGGCTGGTCCCGCCGTCCGCATCGGTGAATCGCTGGCTCCGGCGGCGCGCCGGCTGCTGACCGACATGGGTCTGTGGGACGCCTTCCTCGCCGAGGGCCACTCCCCCTGCCATGGCGGCCGGTCAGTGTGGGGCGGGCCGCTGCCGGTCGAGGCCGACAATCTGCGCGACCTTGACGGGCCGGGCTGGCACCTCGACCGCGGCCGGTTCGACGGCTGGCTCCGCCGGGTGGCGGCCTCACGCGGCGCCGTCCTGCAGATCCCGGCCCAGACGCTGTCGGTGGACAGGGCAGGGGAGGGCTGGCTGCTGGAGGTGGAGACCGCCGGCCGCCGCCTTCCCGTCCACGCCCGCCTGCTGGTCGATGCCGGCGGGCGGGGCTCGCCGCTCGCCAAGCGCTTCGGTGCCCGCCGGGCGGTGTCGGACCGGCTGGTCTGCGGCTGGGTCCATGGCCGGGACGCCCCCGGCCGCCAGTCCGGCCTGACCTGGATCGAGGCCGAACCGGACGGCTGGTGGTACAGCGCCCCATTGCCCGAAGGCCGCCGGGTCGTCGCCTTCCACACCGACGCCGACCTGCCCGCCGCGGCGGATGCCCGCGACACGGCATCGCTGCTGCGCCGGCTCTCCGGCTGCTCCGTGCTTTCGGACTCGTTGCGCGCCTGTGGTTTCGAACCGGAGGGGCAGGAAGAGGGGAGGGGCGGTTTCTGCGCCGCCCACAGCAGCACTTTGTCCCCCGCGTCCGGTGAAGGCTGGCTGGCGGTCGGCGATGCCGCGCTGGGCTTCGACCCGCTGTCGTCGCAGGGCATCTTCAACGCGCTCTACACCGGCTTGGCCGCGGCGGAGGCCGCCCACCGTCATCTGTTCGGCGATCCCGGCGCACTGTCTGGCTACGCCGCCGGCCTGACACCGATCCGCGACGCCTACCGCGCCCATTTGCGTGCGTGGTACGGCCTGGAACGCCGCTGGGAAGACCGCCCCTTCTGGCAACGGCGTCTCTCAATCCCCCTCTCCCCCCCGGGGAGAGGGTCGGGGTGA
- a CDS encoding LysR family transcriptional regulator, with amino-acid sequence MSLTGLAELEAVQAVARHRGFRAAAAELGMSRSALSHAIAALEERLGVRLFHRTTRSVALTQAGEQFVADTAPALRDLRAAIDRLSDHRASPAGTLRINSSAGAARMIMKPVILEYLRRYPEMTVDIVTEGKLVDIVLEGFDAGVRLAEQVPQDMIAIPLGPELRFAVVGTPDYFAGRSLPATPADLAGHRCIRSRLPSGALYRWEFERHGERVAIDGNGPLILDDADLMLEAVRAGMGVGYLAEWHVAEDIAAGRLLRVLEAWTQPFPGLCLYYSGRRHLPPGLRALVDLVRELGGGR; translated from the coding sequence ATGTCACTCACTGGACTGGCCGAGCTTGAGGCCGTGCAGGCGGTCGCCCGGCATCGCGGCTTCCGGGCCGCGGCGGCCGAGCTGGGGATGTCGCGCTCGGCGCTCAGCCACGCCATCGCGGCGTTGGAGGAGCGGCTGGGGGTGCGGCTGTTCCACCGGACGACGCGCAGCGTGGCGCTGACCCAGGCGGGGGAGCAGTTCGTTGCCGATACCGCCCCTGCCCTGCGCGATCTCCGGGCGGCCATCGACCGGCTGTCCGACCATCGGGCATCCCCCGCGGGTACGCTGCGCATCAACAGCTCGGCCGGGGCCGCGCGGATGATCATGAAGCCGGTCATCCTGGAGTATCTGCGCCGTTATCCGGAGATGACGGTGGACATCGTCACCGAAGGCAAGCTGGTCGACATCGTGCTGGAGGGCTTCGATGCCGGGGTCCGGCTGGCGGAGCAGGTGCCGCAGGACATGATCGCCATCCCGCTCGGTCCGGAGCTGCGCTTTGCGGTGGTCGGCACGCCCGACTATTTCGCAGGCCGTTCCCTGCCGGCCACGCCGGCCGACCTTGCGGGGCACCGTTGCATCCGCAGCCGGCTGCCGAGCGGCGCCCTTTATCGCTGGGAGTTCGAGCGGCATGGCGAGAGGGTGGCCATCGACGGCAACGGGCCGCTGATCCTCGACGATGCCGATCTGATGCTTGAGGCCGTGCGGGCGGGGATGGGGGTGGGCTATCTGGCGGAATGGCATGTCGCCGAGGACATTGCCGCCGGCCGCCTGCTGCGCGTGCTGGAGGCGTGGACGCAGCCGTTTCCGGGGCTGTGCCTTTACTATTCGGGACGGCGCCATCTGCCGCCGGGGCTACGGGCGCTGGTCGATCTGGTGCGGGAGCTTGGGGGTGGACGGTAG
- a CDS encoding aldehyde dehydrogenase family protein, translating to MHTIETIYIDGRFVTPHGTELFDLHNPATGAVTGRVRLADEEDAHAAIAAAKRAFPDFSRTGKAERIAMLHRLGDAVAARRDDLLEAVIEEYGAPTSRAAFMVDHPVNAFRETAELLADYPFLRRMGTAEVSMEPLGVAGLITPWNSNAGFICGKLATAIAAGCTAVIKPSEMSARQTQIVTEALHAADLAPGLFNIVTGRGDRVGAVISSHPDVAKISFTGSTATGKAILRAAADTLKRVTLELGGKSPTIILDDADLSRAIPLAVNAAFMNSGQACIAGTRLLAPRSRLAEIEALAKAAVEAVRAGDPRDPATTVGPMVSRTQWERVQRYIRIGVEEGAVLLAGGEGRPEGQPEETEGWFVQPTLFTGVRNDMTIAREEIFGPVLSILPYEDEEEAIAIANDTVYGLQAYVLSGDTARARRVADRIVAGRVLINSLTHDPKAPFGGFKQSGIGREYGSFGLDAFLEPKALLGEGV from the coding sequence ATGCACACCATCGAGACCATCTATATAGACGGCCGCTTCGTCACCCCGCACGGGACCGAACTGTTCGACCTGCACAATCCGGCGACCGGCGCCGTCACCGGCCGCGTCCGCCTTGCCGACGAGGAGGATGCCCACGCCGCCATCGCCGCCGCCAAGCGCGCCTTCCCCGACTTCTCCCGCACCGGCAAGGCGGAACGGATCGCCATGCTGCACCGGCTGGGCGATGCCGTCGCCGCCCGGCGCGACGATCTGCTGGAAGCGGTGATCGAGGAGTATGGCGCCCCGACCTCGCGCGCCGCCTTCATGGTCGACCACCCGGTGAACGCCTTCCGCGAGACCGCTGAACTGCTGGCCGATTACCCCTTCCTCCGCCGCATGGGCACGGCCGAGGTCAGCATGGAGCCGCTCGGCGTCGCCGGGCTGATCACGCCGTGGAACAGCAACGCCGGCTTCATCTGCGGCAAGCTCGCCACCGCCATCGCCGCCGGCTGCACCGCGGTGATCAAGCCCAGCGAGATGAGCGCCCGCCAGACCCAAATCGTCACCGAGGCGCTGCATGCCGCCGACTTGGCCCCCGGCCTGTTCAACATCGTGACCGGCCGCGGCGACCGGGTGGGGGCGGTGATCTCCAGCCATCCCGATGTCGCCAAGATCTCCTTCACCGGCTCCACCGCCACCGGCAAGGCGATCCTGCGCGCGGCTGCCGACACGCTGAAGCGGGTGACGCTGGAACTCGGCGGCAAGTCGCCGACCATCATCCTCGACGACGCCGACCTGTCCCGGGCGATCCCGCTGGCGGTCAATGCCGCCTTCATGAACAGCGGCCAAGCCTGCATCGCCGGCACCCGCCTGCTGGCTCCGCGCAGCCGCCTCGCCGAGATCGAAGCGCTTGCCAAGGCGGCCGTCGAAGCGGTGCGCGCCGGCGACCCGCGCGATCCGGCGACCACCGTCGGCCCGATGGTCAGCCGGACCCAGTGGGAACGGGTGCAGCGCTACATCCGCATCGGGGTGGAAGAGGGCGCGGTCCTGCTGGCCGGCGGAGAAGGGCGGCCAGAGGGCCAACCGGAGGAGACCGAAGGCTGGTTCGTGCAGCCGACCCTGTTCACCGGGGTCCGCAACGACATGACCATCGCCCGCGAGGAGATCTTCGGCCCCGTCCTCTCCATCCTCCCCTATGAGGATGAGGAGGAGGCGATCGCCATCGCCAACGACACCGTCTACGGCCTCCAGGCCTATGTGCTGTCGGGCGACACCGCCCGCGCCCGCCGCGTGGCGGATCGGATCGTCGCCGGCCGCGTGCTGATCAACAGCCTGACCCACGACCCGAAGGCGCCCTTCGGCGGCTTCAAGCAGTCCGGCATCGGCCGCGAATACGGCAGCTTCGGCCTCGACGCCTTTCTGGAACCCAAGGCGCTGCTGGGGGAGGGCGTCTAG
- a CDS encoding ParB/RepB/Spo0J family partition protein produces the protein MSRKFERKTRELLGTAVEPAGAMAGGLTVGSDRLFGTSAGFPHVVELDLARVHRNPDQPRRHFDEAELRSLASSIERHGLQNPILVRPLPQGEYLLIGGERRVRAHEMLGRKTVFAILTSGDPDEIGLIDNVQRVDLNAVEYAAALARLIDKHGYTHDELAAVVGRDRTDVTKLLAIMGLPAEMREEYATRFAHVSRSVMIEIAAAPAELHARLWERAKEGASVKAVRQAKRDHAQGGAVEDAPAEEPDAKEAMRTLQASVKRILRDVAVVREQRRFLDPDNRDRLMRLRAEIDAILDGEAGA, from the coding sequence ATGTCGCGTAAGTTCGAACGCAAGACCCGCGAGTTGCTGGGCACCGCCGTCGAGCCGGCGGGCGCGATGGCCGGCGGGCTGACAGTGGGCAGCGACCGGCTGTTCGGCACCTCCGCCGGCTTCCCGCATGTGGTCGAGCTTGACCTCGCCCGCGTCCACCGCAATCCCGACCAGCCCCGCCGCCATTTCGACGAGGCCGAGCTGCGCAGCCTCGCATCGTCCATCGAGCGGCATGGGTTGCAGAACCCGATCCTGGTCCGCCCGCTGCCCCAGGGCGAGTATCTGCTGATCGGCGGCGAGCGCCGGGTGCGCGCGCACGAGATGCTGGGCCGCAAGACGGTCTTCGCCATTCTGACCTCCGGCGATCCGGACGAGATCGGGCTGATCGACAATGTCCAGCGCGTCGACCTGAACGCGGTGGAATATGCGGCGGCGCTGGCCCGGCTGATCGACAAGCACGGCTACACCCATGACGAGCTCGCGGCCGTGGTCGGGCGCGACCGCACCGACGTGACCAAGCTGCTGGCGATCATGGGTCTGCCGGCCGAGATGCGGGAGGAGTATGCGACGCGCTTCGCTCATGTCTCGCGCTCCGTCATGATCGAGATCGCCGCCGCCCCCGCGGAGCTGCATGCCCGGCTGTGGGAGCGCGCCAAGGAGGGGGCCAGCGTCAAGGCGGTGCGGCAGGCCAAGCGCGACCATGCCCAGGGGGGGGCTGTGGAAGACGCGCCGGCTGAGGAGCCGGATGCCAAGGAGGCGATGCGGACCTTGCAGGCCAGCGTGAAGCGCATCCTGCGCGACGTGGCCGTGGTGCGCGAGCAGCGCCGCTTCCTCGACCCCGACAACCGCGACCGGCTGATGCGGCTGCGGGCGGAGATCGATGCCATTCTGGACGGGGAAGCGGGCGCCTAG
- a CDS encoding AAA family ATPase: MLSIGGDDMRQLRERRGENQTQFAEWLNAQLGRSYTKARISRWESGAERIPQQLVDFLTRHKADERPRSATYLAVANQKGGVGKTATAVNLAYALTEGGARVLLIDCDSQSNATVHVGIGNAAIVALEQQRKTLYYVLRSEEPLTSVIMPTAERGLDLAPAGLSLADADVELAADSTGGLILREKLDEVRHAYDFVVMDCAPNLGLVTANALSAAELVVVPVQTEALALLGVKRLVDTIGRIRRRVNPSLRIAGIIPTMYNDRLTQDRATLQELHESYADQVPVFAPIPRATVYGKAAAAGMITLAGDPKAPGAETFREVARQIRAYAQNRELPHVA, encoded by the coding sequence ATGCTGTCGATCGGGGGCGACGACATGCGCCAGCTGCGCGAGCGCCGCGGCGAGAACCAGACGCAGTTCGCCGAGTGGCTGAACGCGCAGCTCGGCCGCAGCTATACCAAGGCGCGGATCAGCCGCTGGGAAAGCGGGGCGGAGCGAATTCCGCAGCAGCTGGTCGATTTCCTGACCCGCCACAAGGCGGACGAGCGGCCCCGGTCCGCCACCTATCTGGCCGTCGCCAACCAGAAGGGCGGCGTCGGCAAGACCGCCACCGCCGTCAACCTCGCATATGCCCTGACGGAGGGCGGGGCGCGGGTGCTGCTGATCGACTGCGATTCGCAGAGCAACGCCACCGTCCATGTCGGCATCGGCAACGCCGCCATCGTCGCTTTGGAGCAGCAGCGCAAGACACTCTATTATGTGCTGCGCTCGGAAGAGCCGCTGACCTCGGTCATCATGCCGACGGCGGAGCGCGGGCTGGATCTGGCGCCGGCCGGGCTGTCGCTGGCCGATGCCGACGTGGAGCTGGCGGCGGATTCCACCGGCGGGCTGATCCTGCGGGAGAAGCTGGACGAGGTGCGCCACGCCTATGATTTCGTGGTGATGGACTGCGCCCCCAACCTGGGGCTGGTCACCGCCAACGCGCTGTCGGCGGCCGAGCTGGTGGTGGTGCCGGTGCAGACGGAAGCGCTGGCCCTGCTGGGCGTCAAGCGGCTGGTCGACACCATCGGCCGCATCCGCCGCCGGGTGAACCCGTCCTTGCGCATCGCCGGCATCATCCCGACCATGTACAACGACCGGCTGACCCAGGACCGCGCGACGCTGCAGGAGCTGCACGAATCCTACGCCGATCAGGTGCCGGTGTTCGCCCCCATCCCGCGCGCCACCGTCTATGGCAAGGCGGCGGCGGCCGGCATGATCACGCTGGCCGGCGATCCGAAGGCGCCGGGGGCCGAGACCTTCCGCGAGGTGGCGCGCCAGATCCGTGCCTATGCCCAGAACCGGGAGTTGCCGCATGTCGCGTAA
- a CDS encoding ZIP family metal transporter, whose protein sequence is MPLSIQAGLWGLLSGSALLLGAGAAWVANIPQRVIAAVMAFGSGVLISALSFELMEEAIQRGGFIATALGFLGGALVYTLANVAVSKAGGKHRKRSGGQQKAPDSDGDNSGGDNGLAIAIGALLDGIPESIVIGVSLIEGGAVSMVAVIAVFLSNVPEGLSSAAGMRKAGKSAAYIFGLWAGIALISGLAAWLGYVVFAGLGDAVVAATQAVAAGAILAMIADTMIPEAFEATHDYAGFITVAGFLAAFTLSKMGG, encoded by the coding sequence ATGCCATTGTCGATTCAAGCCGGGCTGTGGGGCCTGCTCAGCGGTTCGGCGCTTCTGCTGGGGGCGGGGGCGGCCTGGGTCGCCAACATCCCGCAGCGCGTGATCGCCGCGGTGATGGCCTTCGGCAGCGGCGTCCTGATCTCCGCCCTGTCCTTCGAACTGATGGAGGAGGCGATCCAGCGCGGCGGCTTCATCGCCACCGCGCTCGGCTTCCTCGGCGGGGCGCTGGTCTACACGCTGGCCAACGTCGCCGTCTCCAAGGCCGGCGGCAAGCACCGCAAGCGGTCGGGCGGGCAGCAGAAGGCGCCTGACTCCGATGGTGATAACTCCGGCGGCGATAACGGGCTGGCCATCGCCATCGGCGCGCTGCTGGACGGCATCCCTGAATCCATCGTCATCGGCGTCAGCCTGATCGAAGGCGGGGCGGTCAGCATGGTCGCGGTCATCGCCGTCTTCCTCTCCAACGTGCCGGAAGGGCTGTCGAGCGCGGCCGGCATGCGCAAGGCCGGCAAATCCGCCGCTTATATCTTCGGGCTGTGGGCCGGCATCGCCCTGATCTCCGGATTGGCGGCGTGGCTCGGCTATGTGGTGTTCGCCGGGCTGGGCGATGCGGTGGTGGCGGCAACCCAGGCGGTGGCGGCCGGCGCCATCCTGGCTATGATCGCCGACACCATGATCCCGGAAGCCTTCGAGGCGACCCATGATTATGCCGGCTTCATCACCGTCGCCGGATTCCTCGCCGCCTTCACCCTGTCCAAGATGGGCGGCTGA
- a CDS encoding cation diffusion facilitator family transporter encodes MARNAMTATADGAEDGESGRVVFAAIASNLAITVTKFVAAVFTGSASMLSEAVHSLVDTGNEALMLVGLKRSKKPPDERHPFGYARELYFWTFVVALVIFAGGAVVSIYEGVEKILHPQQVESPWINFVVLGIAFVMEGISWTIALRAFNASRGEAGMIETVHASKDPTVFIVLFEDSAALIGLLIAAACLSADLVLDQPVWDGIGSVLIGLVLAMTAAFLAYETKSLLIGESARPDLVRGVRALLMEDAAVDRVNEVLTIHLGPQVVIVTVSLDVRDEVSAGQVEQALARIERRVTERFPEIRRVFTEVRAAGLPTDNRTNRNG; translated from the coding sequence ATGGCGCGGAATGCGATGACGGCAACGGCGGACGGGGCCGAAGACGGGGAATCGGGGAGGGTCGTCTTCGCCGCCATCGCGTCCAATCTGGCGATCACCGTCACCAAATTCGTCGCGGCGGTCTTCACCGGCAGCGCCTCCATGCTGAGCGAGGCGGTCCATTCCCTGGTCGATACCGGGAACGAGGCGCTGATGCTGGTCGGGCTGAAACGGTCGAAGAAGCCGCCCGACGAGCGCCATCCCTTCGGCTACGCGCGCGAACTGTATTTCTGGACCTTCGTCGTGGCGCTGGTGATCTTCGCCGGTGGCGCGGTGGTCTCCATCTATGAGGGGGTGGAGAAGATCCTGCACCCGCAGCAGGTGGAGTCGCCCTGGATCAACTTCGTCGTGCTGGGCATCGCCTTCGTGATGGAGGGGATCAGCTGGACCATCGCATTGCGCGCCTTCAATGCCAGCCGGGGCGAGGCCGGCATGATCGAGACCGTCCATGCCAGCAAGGACCCCACCGTCTTCATCGTCCTGTTCGAGGATTCGGCCGCCCTGATCGGGTTGCTCATCGCCGCCGCCTGCCTGTCGGCCGACTTGGTTCTGGACCAGCCGGTGTGGGACGGCATCGGATCGGTCCTGATCGGGCTGGTGCTGGCGATGACCGCCGCCTTCCTCGCGTATGAGACGAAGAGCCTGCTGATCGGCGAGTCCGCCCGCCCCGACCTCGTGCGCGGGGTGCGCGCCCTGCTGATGGAAGATGCCGCCGTCGACCGTGTGAACGAGGTGCTGACCATCCATCTCGGCCCGCAGGTGGTGATCGTGACCGTCAGTCTGGATGTGCGGGACGAGGTCAGCGCCGGGCAGGTGGAGCAGGCATTGGCCCGTATCGAACGGCGGGTGACGGAGCGATTCCCGGAAATCCGCCGCGTCTTCACCGAAGTGCGGGCGGCAGGCTTGCCGACCGACAACAGAACCAACCGGAACGGGTGA
- a CDS encoding replication protein RepA: MGSIHRLIETHGRDGALALVSDEERPLIDIAAAVQAAENGKLGITYAGFCQTALPHRQLPDDQHWERPGHKVKLVIQPGVIEDRNGVTRRIGVPYGSRARMILLYLQTRAIQTGNPEVELGGSMHDWLKRMDIPICGKAYRDVEDQAARLSACHLTFFTDADGGRRQSKESIVADAIQLRRPDDRQGTLFTETVRLSDSFFKALREHPVPVAEEALKAISGKSMALDVYIWLAYRLHSLDKPTPITWAALHGQFGAGYALVRQFKTKFIPNLKYAMAAYPDARVEEAAEGLILYPSRPPINERVMARIA; the protein is encoded by the coding sequence ATGGGCAGCATTCATCGTTTGATCGAGACTCACGGACGCGACGGCGCGCTGGCCCTCGTTTCGGACGAGGAACGGCCCCTGATCGACATCGCCGCCGCGGTCCAGGCGGCGGAGAACGGCAAGCTCGGCATCACCTATGCCGGATTCTGCCAGACGGCGCTGCCCCACCGCCAGCTTCCCGACGACCAGCATTGGGAACGGCCGGGCCACAAGGTGAAGCTGGTGATCCAGCCCGGCGTGATCGAGGACCGCAACGGCGTCACCCGCCGAATCGGCGTTCCCTATGGCAGCCGGGCCCGCATGATCCTGCTCTATCTGCAGACCCGCGCCATCCAGACCGGGAATCCGGAGGTGGAACTGGGCGGTTCCATGCATGATTGGCTGAAGCGCATGGACATCCCGATCTGCGGCAAGGCCTATCGTGACGTGGAGGATCAGGCGGCGCGCCTGTCCGCCTGCCATCTGACCTTCTTCACCGACGCCGACGGCGGCCGGCGGCAGAGCAAGGAATCGATCGTCGCCGACGCCATCCAGCTGCGCCGCCCTGACGACCGCCAGGGAACCCTGTTCACCGAGACGGTGCGGCTCAGCGACAGCTTCTTCAAGGCGTTGCGCGAGCATCCGGTCCCGGTGGCGGAAGAGGCGCTGAAGGCGATCAGCGGCAAGTCGATGGCCCTCGACGTCTATATCTGGCTGGCCTACCGCCTGCATTCGCTGGACAAGCCGACGCCGATCACCTGGGCCGCCCTGCACGGCCAGTTCGGCGCCGGCTACGCCCTGGTCCGCCAGTTCAAGACCAAGTTCATCCCGAATCTGAAATACGCCATGGCCGCCTATCCCGACGCCCGTGTCGAGGAAGCGGCCGAAGGGCTGATCCTCTACCCGTCGCGTCCGCCGATCAACGAGCGGGTGATGGCGCGCATTGCCTGA
- a CDS encoding LysR family transcriptional regulator — MEWSDLRIFLAIAREGTLGAAARRVGQTQPTMGRRLRALEEAVGHTLFQRTSDGFVLTDEGAAVLRHAERMEEESLALERELAGQGGRLEGSLRLSSSDWFGLHMLTPVIHEFTRRHPGVVVELLTESRLLSLSRREADLVFRIRPFDEPEVVQRKLTRIDYALYGIVGSPPPEVGDGAGCALVTMDVAFGGMPDVEWLRRMLPNARIAFRSNNRDVQAAMAAFGVGLAVLPRPIGDALDRLQVIDLGKPPPGRDVWVGYHQDLRRLARLRALLDLMIDRFS, encoded by the coding sequence ATGGAGTGGAGCGACCTTCGGATTTTCCTGGCGATCGCCCGCGAGGGCACGCTCGGCGCGGCGGCACGGCGGGTCGGACAGACCCAGCCGACCATGGGACGTCGTCTGCGCGCGCTGGAGGAGGCGGTGGGGCACACGCTGTTCCAGCGGACCAGCGACGGCTTCGTGCTGACCGACGAAGGGGCCGCGGTGTTGCGCCATGCCGAGCGCATGGAAGAGGAAAGCCTTGCGCTGGAACGCGAACTGGCCGGTCAAGGCGGACGGCTGGAGGGTAGCCTGCGGCTGTCGTCCTCCGACTGGTTCGGCCTGCACATGCTGACGCCGGTCATTCACGAGTTCACGCGGCGCCACCCCGGTGTGGTGGTGGAACTGCTGACCGAGTCACGGTTGCTGAGCCTGTCCAGGCGCGAGGCCGACCTCGTGTTTCGCATCCGTCCGTTCGACGAGCCGGAAGTGGTGCAGCGCAAGCTGACCCGGATCGACTACGCCCTATACGGGATCGTCGGCAGCCCGCCGCCGGAGGTCGGTGACGGCGCGGGCTGCGCGCTGGTCACGATGGACGTCGCCTTCGGCGGCATGCCGGATGTGGAATGGCTGCGGCGGATGCTGCCCAACGCGCGCATCGCGTTTCGCAGCAACAACCGTGACGTCCAGGCCGCCATGGCGGCCTTCGGCGTCGGATTGGCGGTTCTGCCGCGCCCGATCGGCGATGCCTTGGACAGGTTGCAAGTCATCGACCTTGGCAAACCGCCGCCCGGACGCGATGTCTGGGTCGGCTATCACCAGGATCTCCGCCGGTTGGCGCGCCTGCGCGCCCTGCTGGATCTGATGATCGACCGCTTTTCGTGA
- a CDS encoding zinc-dependent alcohol dehydrogenase family protein, whose amino-acid sequence MSQDPSNTMRALVLDAYDAPFRLTEVARPVAGPGQVLVRIAASGVNPLDTKIRAGAAAHAKHPLPAILGIDLAGEVVAVGPGVTAFKPGDQVYGMTGGVGGRQGSLAEYAAVEADLLAHKPANLTMREAAALPLITITAWEGLVDRANVQSGQTVLVQGGAGGVGHVAVQIARAFGATVWATESAGKSALVEQLGATAIDYRAETVEAYVARHTQGRGFDLVYDTAGGPVLDASFQAVRRFGHVVSCLGWGTHALAPLSFRAATYSGVFTLLPMLTGEGMANHGEILRRAAALVEAGKLLPRLDPRRFSLEQADEAHTAVTDGSASGKIVVEIAL is encoded by the coding sequence ATGTCCCAGGATCCGAGCAACACGATGCGCGCGCTGGTGCTGGATGCGTACGACGCCCCGTTTCGGCTGACCGAGGTGGCCCGGCCGGTGGCCGGTCCCGGCCAGGTGCTGGTCCGCATCGCCGCCAGCGGCGTCAACCCGCTGGACACCAAGATCCGGGCCGGCGCGGCGGCCCACGCGAAGCATCCGCTGCCCGCCATCCTCGGCATCGATCTGGCGGGTGAGGTCGTCGCCGTCGGTCCCGGTGTCACCGCCTTCAAGCCCGGCGATCAGGTCTATGGCATGACCGGCGGCGTCGGTGGCCGGCAGGGCTCGCTGGCGGAATACGCCGCGGTCGAGGCCGATCTGCTCGCGCACAAGCCGGCGAACCTGACGATGCGCGAAGCCGCCGCGCTGCCGCTGATCACCATCACCGCCTGGGAAGGGCTGGTCGACCGCGCCAATGTGCAGTCCGGCCAGACGGTTCTGGTCCAGGGCGGCGCCGGCGGTGTGGGCCATGTGGCGGTGCAGATCGCCCGTGCTTTCGGCGCGACCGTCTGGGCGACGGAATCGGCCGGGAAGTCGGCGCTGGTCGAACAGCTGGGCGCCACCGCCATCGATTACCGGGCCGAGACGGTCGAAGCCTACGTCGCCCGTCACACCCAGGGCCGTGGTTTCGATCTGGTCTATGACACCGCCGGCGGGCCGGTGCTCGACGCCTCGTTCCAGGCGGTGCGGCGCTTCGGCCATGTGGTCAGCTGCCTGGGCTGGGGGACGCATGCGCTGGCGCCGCTGTCGTTCCGCGCCGCCACCTACTCCGGCGTCTTCACCCTGCTGCCCATGCTGACGGGGGAAGGGATGGCGAACCATGGCGAAATCCTGCGCCGGGCCGCAGCCCTGGTCGAAGCCGGCAAGCTGCTGCCCCGTCTCGATCCGCGGCGCTTCTCGCTGGAGCAGGCCGACGAAGCGCACACCGCCGTGACCGACGGCAGTGCCAGCGGCAAGATCGTCGTCGAGATCGCGCTCTGA